A window of Megachile rotundata isolate GNS110a chromosome 11, iyMegRotu1, whole genome shotgun sequence genomic DNA:
CGCATGACCAGTTTCCGATTGCCACCAGTTGTTCAGAATGGGAACCTTGAACACCTTCTCCGCCCACATTTTGGTTTCGTGATCGCAAAACTCTCCGGCGACGAATATTGTTTTTAAcctgtaaattaattttgttagataTACAATGATATGTTGTGTAGTCTAGTCAGCTTACGATTTAGTGGAATATCTGCTTCCTAGTAATACATCCGGATCAGCGCGTCTTATTACTCTAAGTGCAGTAGGTACGCAAAACAATGCGTTCACACTGTGTTGTTCTATTATCCTATAAAAATAGAATCTTAATTAGATGCTTAATACTTAGCTAAATACAAGTTCGTGAATCATTGTTACTTTGAAACTGCTaaccaattaattaataaaattatacaagttTATACCACGTGTGACTTAATGGTCAACTGAGGATACTACGAAATGTAATTAGATACGTCCGCCAGATAAGACAAAGTATATTCTTCATTTAACCTAAATTACTTTCTTTGTACGCATTTGTCATTCTTAAAAGATTGAAGGTCGAATGTGATTCATGAACCTAAAGTATTGCGCAGCATCCGGTGTCCTGTCAGGTTTTCCTTCATACATGACGCTGGTCGCACCGTAGGTAAGAGGTCCGTAACAGATGTAAGAGTGGCCGACAACCCACCCCATGTCCGAGGCGACCCACCAAACAGAATCTTTATCCACACCATAAACCGTTTTCATCGTCCAGCAAACCGAAACCAGATGTCCACCGACCGTCCTCAGAATTCCTTTTGGTTCACCTTTAACAACaatgtttcaatatttaatgtatTCAATAAGTGTAAGGTGTTCATTGTACTTAAGACATTAAGTTGTTCATTTCGAACAACTTCCTGCGATGTTTATATAATCAGATCATTGTGCATTACGATATTAAAAACAAAGACGCGGGCAGTTAATTATCGTCGCGCATAATACATTGTATAAATTTCGTATTCGCAAAGAATGAATTTCGCAACGTGTAAAAGACTATTGACAACTCTCACACTAATTTCAGCAATGAAAGCTAATAAATTTCGTCGGAATAGATTTTACAAAAGAAGATTTTTTACGATCTAATTATAAGATAAACTTGATCTTCATTGTTCTTATCACAGGTTCAGTTTAGTGTCAACCTGCAATAATCAATGTATGATTAACTTTTCATTCATGCAAGATTACCTGTTGTTCCTgatgtatacaaaatatacaaaggaTCGTTCGCCTCGACGGGCTGACATGGATGAGGTTTCGACTTGTTTATCACGTCATCCCAGTCGTACTGATCTTCCAATAAAAAGCTTTGCCATATATTTCTTCTCTGGAATATGATACATCGTGGTtttttaacagtaataagattCAAGGCGCCGTTAAGCATCGTTGTATaccttcaaataaaattacatgtattatcaattgttttaatataattttcaaaataaaataaaatgtacttgATAATTTTGGTCGGTTCCATGCCACAACTGGCAGCGATTATTACTTTGGGTTTCGCGTGTTCTATTCTAGTTGCTAATTCCTTTGCGGCGAaacctaaaattaatttaaaaaagttaattataatgttaagaACACGGGGTATAGTAGATTTCAAGCGGTGGAAGTAGTATAAGTCAATAAAGTCGAATGTGACAAGTTTAGGTATGTATTGCTTCGATTTAAAAAGAGGAATTTTACCGCCAAATACTACTGAGTGAGCTGCACCGAGACGCGTTGTCGCCAACATGGCTATTATAGTTTCTGGAATAAGCGGCATGTAGATAATTACTATGTCCCCTTTGCGGACGCCCATATCAGCCAATGCACCAGCCAACAAAGATGTTTTCTCCATAAGCTCATTGTAAGTTACTCTTCGAATGGTCGACGTTAAAGGGCTATCGTGGATCAACGCTGTTTTGTTTCCGTTTCCCGCGTAAACGTGCCGGTCAACTGCATTGTAACAGGCGTTCAGTTCGCCACCGACGAACCTACGAATTTCGTAATAGGATGCGATACAACAGTGTCGGTACAACAGATTCCTGTTTCTCATATTTAAATTGGAAGGTCAATATCCTTGATATAGTTAATGTTTTATGAAAATACTTACCACTTGGTGAACGGCTGTTCTGTATTGTCTAATACCTTTTTCCATGGTTTATTCCAATCCACGCATTTCGAGACTTCCCCCCAAAACTTTTCCGGGTTCTCTATGGACTCCTTGTGAGCCTCTTCGTATTTTTGACAGGGAATATAATGAGGAGGGACGATATAATCTGTAAGGATTACCTATCTagattaaaatatctaaatatagTTACATTTAATCTTAACGGTTCTCGTCGTGTATCGATTACAAAAACATCGAAGTACGGGATCGAATGACGTGCGATCGAAACACTGCGgatattaagaaaataaaaaattttgttaaatgatTTAAGGAGAGTAAAGGAATGCAAAGGTCAGTTAATTTTAGACGTTTTTATAGTATGTATCATAGTTCctataattatttagaaatctggTAGTCAACGACTTCGAAATTAACGGAAAGAAGAGTGACAATGACACTAAAACAATGgagattaaaatatgaaaatacataCACTTTTCTCTTTGCATAATGATAATGTATAATGAAGTTGCATAAATGAGGTCAAAGGCTTAAAAGAGAGAACGTAGTAGCTCCGCTAttaaaaggttttataaaaggTGAAAAAAAGAGTGTTCGACTTAATTGGTAAATCGAAATATTTGACTACATCAATTCGTAATTAAGCTGCCATCTTTATTTTGAGTATTGCGACTAATTGATATgcacttcaaaaattaattacaggTTTTTAACTGCAATTAAGGATTCAGGTACAAACTTTATATATACGATGATGTAATTAAGCTTAAAATAAAACACGATTTTATTGTTTGTTGTCACAAAGCGTGACGTAATTCGTGGACGGTTTTTCAAGAGGAAATGACGTGGAGGAGAGGaagtagttttcaaatttgaggcTTCTGGTAAATGTTCGTTGAAGAAAATCTACGAGTACGATCATAGTCGTGAAGCGTGACCATTTAATGCTTTTCTTCCATAAACTTTGATGCACAAAGCCCACACCGCGAAGCAAAAGGTAACGTTTACTTCTGTAATCTGCACCATGTAGCCGTGATTCATGAATATTTAAAGGTCCCGTGTTGGAACACTGTCTTACCGATATTTTTTTACCTCCAGCAATGAATAATTCAACGTGAGTCGATGGTACCCGGTTCATAGTAATTTCTTATGCTGCCGGCGCCTCTTTTAATATATCGTCCATGTATCTGTGTGTTCGTGTGTATCACGAATCACGAATAACGTAAGAATAAGCTTAATAGTTTGTCAATGATACCAACGAAAACGATCTTGAAATTGTTTTGCTTTTTACAGAAGTACAGTAATGGACATTTGTGGAAGAAGAAGGTACAATTATCATGagatgataaataattttatagaatgaaattttttaaatacatcatGCTatctaatattacaaatttgataatttcataaataataagtttgcgtaatgaataaatatgactgtATAAATTTCTTTGTTAAACAATGAACGAGACGAATTacgaattgtaaaaattatgtttACGAGAACTGCGAGATATGCGCATCTAATTATACATCAACATTTAGTAGGTGCGAGTGTCTGGAAAATAGCAGCTGCGAcagataattaaatttgatcgaGCTAATAGGTATTATCCGTGGACTTCCTCAACAATGAAATTTCGATGTTCTCGGAAAACCTTACCAGGCGTCGGCATTAATCAGTTGTAAGCGAAAATGTTCCAGAAATGTAATATTGGCGATGCACGATATAAATATACGTTGGTAAGAAGAACAAAGAAGGGATAGAAATTTAGCGATTTACGATGACAAAAGTTTGCTTGCTGGCATTGAAAGTTGCAAACTATGGTATATACTTATATGTCACTTACGTCATTTGTCGAAGGAAATTTTCGAGTTTAAAATATTGTGAAGTATTTACCGATTCCTTTATCCTTCTGCAGGATCTTTGAGTCAGAGAGTAGGGGTTGGAAGCTCATGTTGCTCAGGATTTGCTGGCGAGATTATAAAAAGTACGAAGGAGAAACCATTCACGACTTGACCTTTTGTCAACTAGACGATGAGCTGTAATCCGATAgaattattaattcattaaaCAGTTATTAATTAAACGAATAGGTGATTGCTTAACgtgtataacattttattattcttattataacGAAACAAATTTATACTACAGAATACCTTGTTGTAGAATCCTCAACCCTCAGGTTCTGATGGAATTTCGTCGAATTGCAAAATAGCGAGGATAAGATCTTCCTTAAATTATGTATATCAGAGTCGAAAATTCACCCCTGTCGATGAAGAAATATTTTCGATACTATACTAAGATTTCAAGCACTGATAAATGTTCTCCCTGATACTTTGAACTTTGCAATACAGTATACTCtatattaaattgaattctttataaattttgaaggtAAAATGTTTACTTAAATTTTACACCTGATGTCACCCTGAACTGCGCTTCGTCATGGAATATTACTATCCCCACCTACAAACCTATTGGTTTTCTAGCATTAAGAGATTGTAATAGAATTTTATAGTGATAGAATTATTTACTTATAGAACAAATGTTCCAAGTAACATCAAGTGTaaggtaaaaatattttatagttgcAGAACATATTGTAATTGAATATCCAACCTTGTAcagcaataattaattattttagatGTCGAACTTTGAAACACTCTTCACTTCACAAAATTACGTGACCACCGCTCAGTGAGTTTTAAACGTTTCCACTGATATTTTTCGACTGCTACATGAAAGGTATTCCATGACTACTGTTTGGAACTCTGGCAAGTTCCAAGATTAAATGAAACTTAAGCAAAATGCATACTGTTAAGAATCTATCATgggaacacaatcacgactacaacGCGAACAACACACCCAAAAAACTGAGAATTGTCGCCTTATACCACAGATGTCCATCCGGAATCAGGTCTGCTTCCGGTCTACCCCTACTCCGTTTCTATTCCCCTTAGGACTTATATAACGAGTACTAACGAGTACTAAATTAAGTGTTTTAATGAATATCGTTGAACACTCATTAGAACATTGTTACAAAGAATGCGACTGTTCAgagaaagaatttttaaaaagtctCCAAGATGTATCAACATTGTGAGAAGTTCTTTTTCATTTTAGCGGAGATTATCTTCTTCCGAACTTAAAATTGCTTCAATAATGTATTGAGTTATTAACTTCGGTTCCTCTGCAGGGCGCTTATGGAAGAAAATTTGATTTCTCCGCAAACATATAATGGGGATAAAAGTTGTGGAGGAGGAGAAGAAAGGAAATTGTTtagaaagttattaaaaatctCCCATTGACTTCGATTATTAATTGAGTCTCCCAAATGcgtaaaattttttaacgaGATCCCTTCCAATACCTGTGTATCAAACCACCCCGCAGCAAATCAGGTGAGATTACTAAAAAATTGATAAGCCTtgtctcccaagtttccaaagttcAAGCAACTGACCGTTAAAATCTCGTTTGCAGGCAACTTATTCAAGCAGGAAAACAAGACAGGGGATACAAGAAGTCACTTATTACATAACCAACAACATCTCTATGaaagttttattttatgtgtcgaggggaaaattgaaaacgtaCATCAA
This region includes:
- the LOC100880465 gene encoding acyl-CoA synthetase short-chain family member 3, mitochondrial translates to MSFQPLLSDSKILQKDKGIDYIVPPHYIPCQKYEEAHKESIENPEKFWGEVSKCVDWNKPWKKVLDNTEQPFTKWFVGGELNACYNAVDRHVYAGNGNKTALIHDSPLTSTIRRVTYNELMEKTSLLAGALADMGVRKGDIVIIYMPLIPETIIAMLATTRLGAAHSVVFGGFAAKELATRIEHAKPKVIIAASCGMEPTKIIKYTTMLNGALNLITVKKPRCIIFQRRNIWQSFLLEDQYDWDDVINKSKPHPCQPVEANDPLYILYTSGTTGEPKGILRTVGGHLVSVCWTMKTVYGVDKDSVWWVASDMGWVVGHSYICYGPLTYGATSVMYEGKPDRTPDAAQYFRIIEQHSVNALFCVPTALRVIRRADPDVLLGSRYSTKSLKTIFVAGEFCDHETKMWAEKVFKVPILNNWWQSETGHAITALCLGYGHNASLPKHSTGLPIPGYHIDILRDDGSEAKCHELGRIAIKLPLPPGCISTLYQCDERFKQIYFSRYPDYYDTMDVGYKDEYGYIYVMARDDDVINVAGHRLSTSALEDVIMTHPDVVDAAVVGVPDLTKGEIPLCLYIMKEDTAKNEKQINEELVARVRNLIGPIASFRIAAAVRALPRTRSGKIMRKSISDLAHSKLVKISSTIEDVSVYHEIKEVLQKLGYAKLAPDPQ